From a single Brassica oleracea var. oleracea cultivar TO1000 chromosome C5, BOL, whole genome shotgun sequence genomic region:
- the LOC106293945 gene encoding E3 ubiquitin-protein ligase RNF144B-like, giving the protein MDKELELSRQKLDLVTLGESSTYRLYSKGLVSEEVIKDDTMLVGGSGLSLCDSNDNSKLETNKALRNRSVLAHPEAPELAAIVQGLKWALKLGVKSIQFFCDDSIILDYVTGKAAPPNESIVAKLLEDVARRQTRFTSCQALPLRSRDISSVIKLARDAIASQTRWIEEGDDTNTEYENCPACYAHVSTRHKLEVRSGCFHRICFTCIRDCVSSQLARGDTVLCPYPGCEKELVLEDCRGVVDDDALNLIIHRKKEKAIPVLDRVYCPKPCCNFLMSDRDLIDPRQKKSVERTCVECGLCFCKKCQVPWHYKKTCDEFKKSQSYLTSDAALFESLVKTQGWIKCPQCATVVQKNGGCQRISCRHCNHKFCYACGAACTRKKMSCNCSP; this is encoded by the exons ATGGATAAAGAATTGGAATTGTCGAGGCAGAAGCTTGATCTTGTTACGCTGGGAGAATCCTCAACGTATCGGTTATACTCCAAGGGTTTGGTGAGTGAAGAGGTTATTAAGGATGATACGATGCTGGTCGGTGGTTCAGGCCTGTCCCTCTGTGACTCGAACGATAACTCGAAACTGGAGACCAACAAAGCTCTGAGAAACCGAAGCGTCCTGGCGCACCCTGAAGCTCCGGAATTGGCTGCCATAGTTCAAGGGCTGAAATGGGCGTTGAAACTTGGTGTCAAAAGTATCCAATTCTTCTGTGACGATTCCATCATCTTGGATTACGTAACAGGTAAAGCTGCACCACCGAACGAGTCCATTGTAGCAAAACTTTTGGAGGATGTGGCTCGTCGTCAGACAAGATTCACGTCTTGCCAGGCACTCCCTCTGCGCAGCAGAGACATCAGTTCTGTCATTAAGCTCGCAAGAGATGCTATTGCTTCCCAAACCAGATGGATTGAAGAAGGTGACGACACCAACACTGAGTATGAGAATTGTCCAGCCTGCTACGCACACGTTTCAACTCGTCACAAACTTGAGGTGAGGAGCGGTTGCTTCCACCGCATCTGCTTTACGTGCATAAGGGACTGTGTCTCATCCCAACTAGCGCGAGGGGACACCGTACTCTGCCCTTACCCCGGTTGCGAGAAAGAACTTGTGCTAGAGGATTGTAGAGGTGTTGTTGATGATGATGCTCTTAATCTTATCATCCACCGCAAGAAGGAGAAGGCCATCCCCGTTTTAGACAGAGTCTACTGTCCCAAGCCTTGTTGCAACTTTTTGATGTCCGACCGCGACCTCATTGATCCTCGGCAAAAGAAGTCAGTAGAACGCACGTGCGTGGAGTGCGGCTTGTGTTTCTGCAAAAAATGCCAGGTTCCATGGCACTACAAGAAGACGTGCGATGAGTTCAAGAAGTCCCAGTCTTACCTGACATCTGACGCCGCGCTTTTCGAGTCTTTAGTCAAGACACAGGGATGGATCAAGTGTCCCCAGTGTGCCACCGTCGTTCAAAAAAATGGCGGGTGCCAACGCATTAGCTGCAG ACATTGCAACCACAAGTTTTGTTACGCATGTGGGGCTGCGTGTACAAGGAAGAAAATGTCATGCAACTGCAGCCCCTAG